The genomic DNA TGGATTAGGACGGGCGTCGTTTTTTCCTTCAAGCTGACGACGGTGCGAGACAAGAATCGGAGAATCGCGAGCGATGGATCCCAGCTACTACTTCACCAAAAACCCCGACTTGGCGGCCCTCCACGTGGCGGCCTTCTTCTTCGTGCTGGGCCTGGCTGTCGGCTGGGTCTTGTGGTCGGGCAACCGACGCCAGGTTCGCAACCTGGATCGCGAAAACGATGCGATCGCCAAACAGCTCGAAGCCGATTGCTTCCGGCAATCCCAACTGGAACGCGAGTCGTCGCTGTTGGGTTGAGTCCAACGGTCGATCTTCGCAGGTGAGCAGGCGAGGTTGCCCCCAGTTTCCGCGAGTCCCCAACGATTGAATTGCCATGTTTATTGCACGTCTTGATTATGCGATGACTCACCTGGGCTGGCTGGGTTTCCTAACAGCGATCTATTTCGCAGGGATCGGGATCTGGCTGGCTCAACTGTTGTGGCGGCGCAGCAAGGCGGCGATCTGGCAGGACCGCAGCGAGATCTTTTCCGAATACCGCGACTTGCACCTACGCGCGATCGAGAACCAAACCGAACTCCTGGAAGCCTGCGAGATCCACGAGACCAGCCTCTTGCAACGCGAGGCGCAAGTCGCCGACTTGCGCAAGCAAGCCGCCGCAAAAGAAGCTCAACTGGCGGAGACGCAAAAACAACTTGCGACCGCGGTAACCGCTCGCGAACAAGCCGAAGCGAACGGGCGATCTCATCGATCGGCGCTTGCCGGCAGCGAGACTCAACTGCAGCGACTGCAGGCGCAACTGGAAGCGGCTGAAGCAAAGCTCGTCGAACAGCAACTGGCCAACGACAAACTGGATGCTGGGCATCAGTGCATGGCGACCTCTTGGAGCCAACAGGTGGCCAAGCTGGATGCCGCGTTGGCGTTGACAGCCAACGATGCCAAAGAAGCTCAAGCGAAACTGGCTCAAGGCGAGCAAGAGCTGATTCGGTTGCGAAACGAAAACAAACGACTGGCCGAGGAATTGGCCGACGCGGAAAACGATCAGGTCTCGATGGACCAAGTCGATCAAGAGTACCGGCGTTTGCGGGCCCAATTGACTACGGTTCGCCAGCAGCTGGAAACGGCACAGACGAGTCTGGCCGAGCGCGATCAGCAATGCGAGCGTTTGACGGAAGAACTGCAAGCGACGCAGGAAGATCTGGAACTGCGTGGGATCTTGCTGGAAGATCTGCGCGTCGTGCAGACCGCAACGGTTGCGAAATTGAATGCTTGGCGACAGACCGACGACGAACTGACGGCACTGGAAACCGAACTGGCCGAACTGCAAGCCAAGCTGACTGCCGTTGAACAGCAACGCGACGGAGCGCTGCAACGCGAACACGCAGCGGAACAGAAGCGTCAGCAGATCCAACACCGACTGGAAACCAAGGCGGAGGAAAGGGAGGCGATGCGAGCGGAGGACCGCGCGGAAATCGAAACGCTCCGCCAGCGGCTGACCGACGCCGAAGATCGGCTCGACGCCGTCATCCAACGCCCCAGCGATGCCGACGATCTGACCGAGATCTTTGGCGTCAGCCGACGTCTGGAAGAACAACTGAACGCGGCCGGCGTATTCCGCTTCGAACAGATCGCCGGATGGACCAACCGGCAGAAATGCCAGATCGAACAGCAACTGGGTCTACCGGGACGGGTGCGTGACGAGAAATGGTGCGACCAAGCGAAAGAGCTGCTGGCCGCGGGTGACGAATCGGGCGAGCGAACGCCCGAACCGGTGAAGCCCAAGGCGACGTCTTACCTGCGAGCACTCCGGACCTACGGCAACGTCTCGGTCACCGTCGACGAATCGCTAGGCGTCGTCTTCAATCGCCGCCCCAGCTATGTCGACGATCTGACAGTTGTCCGCGGGATCGGGCAGGTCAACCAACGCTGCCTGCGGAAAGCGGGCGTCTACCGCCTGCAACAGATCGCCGACTGGAACGAATACAACGTCTGGGCGTTCAACGAATTGTTGAGCTTCAAGGGGCGGATCGAACGCGAGAATTGGGTCGGCCAAGCGCAAGACCTGCTGGCATCGCGCGGTAAACAAGACGCAGACGAGACGGTATCGATCAGCATCGACTCGGCGAACGATTCGAGCGACGGCGAATCGAGTCGCGCCGCGGCCTAATAAGGAACTCCGCCGTCTTTTCGCGAGCGTTTTCCGCCGCCAGCGACCACTCAAACTAAAACGGGAATGCGTCCGAAGATCGCATTCCCGTCATGAGTTATCAAACGTGAAGGACGTTGCTTAATTGCAACCCGCGGTACCGCAACCGCCGCTGCAGCCTGCCGCTCCACAACCGCTGCCGCAGTTGCCCGCTGGTGCACATCCGCCACCAACGCCGTTGCCTTGGCAACCGTAGCTAGCCGCGCCACCTTGCGAAACCTGACCGCATGGATAAACGGTCTCTTCGACAACCTTCGGCACCATCTTGCAGACCTGCACGGTCACTTCACGCATGCTGGTGAAAGGAACCTTGACGGTGTATTCCTCGACCGATTCTTCGGCAACGCGATCGTATCGCGTGGTCTCATACGCTTCGGTCAGGACCTCGGGAACGTTCACGGTGTAGGAGACTTCTTTGGTCTTCTGCACGGGGTGATACGAAACGACGGGGTAGGTTTCGGTTCGCACTTCTTCCTTGAACGACAGTTCGCGGCGAGTTCGCTCGCGTGTCTCTTCGGTGTACTCGACGACCTTGCGTGGACGCGTGCGCGTTTCATCGACGTAGTGAACGACCTTGCGAATCCCGGTGCGTTGTTCGGGTTGGTAGACCAGATAGGTGCACTCGTAAGGAATCTGTTGCTGCTGTTCTTCGTAGACGGTGTAGCTGACCTCGTGTTGCTGCGATTGCATTTCAACGACGGGGACTTCTTCGGTCTGCAAATTTGGAACCCAGACGCGGCGAGTTACCGTTTGAGTCGCTGGTGCAACGGCGACGCTGTGGCCGCCGATCACTTGTTCGCCACATCCGCTGCAGCCGCCGTTGGCAGCGCTTCCGCAATTAGCTGTCGCGGTATGCGAACCCGAGCAGCCACAACTGCGAGCTTGGCATGCGCTGCAACTGCCGCAGCGACGCGATGCACACGAGCTGGCATATCCGCCCGATCCACAACCGCCATACGAACCGCAACCGCCCATGTTGGAAGCGGTCTGATTGCCGCTGTAACATCCGCCCGCTGACGCAGGAACGGCCGCGGGGACGGGAGCCGCGATCACTTCGTCGACTCGTGTTTCCCAATGTCCGTAGTCTTTGGTGACGGTTTGCGTGCGGGTGACGGGAACGTCGATGTTGATCAACCGCCGCTTGACGACAGGGACTGCGTTGGTGACGGTTTGGATTTTTGTTTCGGTTTGCGGAACGGGAACGTTCACGGTGTAGGTGAACTCCTCGTCGGTCAGCTGGGGAACGCTGACGGTGTAGCTCTCTTCGCGCTCGACGATCTGAGGGACGCGGACGGTGTAGGTCTCGGGAACTTCGTTCCAAACCGGCACGGTGTGCGTCTGTTCGATCGTCTGCATGTCGGTTTGAGCGACAAGTTCGGTGTATTCGACCGTCTTGCTTTCGGTCTTGGCTTGCATCACGGTTCGCGTGCGGTATTTCGTTTCGGTAACCGGCACCGTGCGATAGGTCGTCTTGGTGCGATAGCGAACTTCGTCGCGATATTCGGTGGTCGGTTGAGCACGCGTTTCGGTGACGTAAGTCGGCACCATGATGACCTTGGCAATCGTCATCGGTCCGCACAGCGGCTGAGTCGCAGGAACGGCAGCGGGAGCGTAGCTGTTGATCGCGCAACCGGCATCCTGTTGGGGAGCCGCGTAGCCGATGCTGGGCTGAGTCGCGTAGCCGACGTTTGAACCGCAGCCGGGGACAACGGCACATCCACCGCCGGCACACGGATCGGTACATCCGCCACACGGGATACACGGCTGCCCGGCGGTCGCCGCCGAAACGAAGCTCAACAGCATGAGCATCGCGGCTGCCAACGAGAATCGAGAGTTCATTCTTTTTGTCTCCAAACGACTTGCGAACGCCGTAGCGTTCCTATTTTCGATTTCTGCGAATCAACGGGCGCGGCGGGACCGCGCAGCAGGAGATCCTTTAAATAAGACCGCGTGCCAGTATATTTAACCCGAATCTTCGTTAAAACAGAAAAGATAGGAATAAATGGCGATCTTTCCATTCTTTCCCCCTCCCACCCGAAACGGATGAATGCACATCCGTCGACGCCACAGCTTTTCGTTGCCTTCTCACGACGCCGCTCTGCTGCGAGAGGGCCCACTGGCGGGGGGCAACCAGATCTGACGCGACGCTCTGTTTGCGGAAGAGGAAGCGATTTTGTGACCTAACCTTTTTTGTGGATGCCCCGCGCCAGCGGTGCGCCTGGTTAAAAAACGCAAGATCGCAGCGCTTCCTGGAGCCCCTCACCCCGATGTCAAACCCAAAGTACCGCCTGGCCCGCACTCTCGCACTGCTTGCGACCAGCTTTTTCTTGGGCAGCTTGTTCGCCAGCCTCGTGATGGCTCAAGAGTCCTCCGAACCGGTCGTCGCTCGGGCCCAGATGCAGCTGCAAGTCGGCGAGAAGCTTGTCGATACGATCGAAAAGGGGGACCTGTTGACGGTCCTCGAAGATCGTGGCGACACCTACCTAATCGTGACCTACAACGGTCACCGCGGCGTGGTCGAAAAGGTGAACGCCGTCAAGATCATCGAATCGGCCGACATCTATACCGAATTGATTCAGAAGAACCCAACCGACGGCCGGCTGTTCACACTGCGAGCATCGGCTTGGTGGGCACTAAAGCAGCACCAAAAGGCGCTGGACGATTTCGATCGCGCGATCAAGCTCGGCTACGATGCACCACACGCCTACTCCAGCCGTGGCATGTTCCACGCCGCGATGGGAGATTTCGACGAAGCGATCCAAGACTACACAACCGCTTTGAAACGGGACAAGGAAAAAGAAGACTTCTCACCACTGTTGAATCGCGCGGCGGTCTACATGACGCTACAAAAGTTTCCCGATGCGATCGCCGACTACGACGAAGTCATTCAGCGTAAACCCGATCTCGCGAGCGCTTATCAACAGCGCGCCGTGGCGCACAAGTTGAGCGGCAACCTAGAGAAAGCCGTCGCTGATTTTGATAAAGCGATCGAACTGAGCCCCAAGAATGTATCGGCGTTGATGAGTCGCGGGTTTGTCCACTTTCAACAATCCGACCACAAGCGAGCAGTAGAAGATTTTGCCGCGGTGATCGAGATCGAACCCCGCGCGGCGGCCGCTTACAACAACCGCGGCTTCAATCTACAGAAGCTCGGCAAGACGACCGAAGCCTTGGCCGATTACAACAAAGCGATCGAACTGGCTCCCGATTACGCATTGGCTTATCAAAACAAAGCTTGGCTGTTGATCACCGCCAACGATCCACAACTGGGCAACGCAAGCGTCGCGATCCAGGCGGCGACCAAGGCGGGCGAGCTGAACAATTTTGCGATCATCAGCGACCTAGCTGCGATGGCGGCGGCGCTCGCGGCGGACGAACAGTTCGAAGAAGCGATCGGATGGCAGGAGAAAGTGCTCGAGATGGCTCCGGAAGATCGCAAGCCGTACGCCGAAAAAGTTCTCGCGTTGTATCAACAGCACGAGCCCTTTGATCCCAAGTTGGCAGAGGGGGATGCGAAGGCGACGGCAGCCGACAAGACGGAAGCGGATGCCAAGCCCGAACCACCGACCGCGGAAAAGCCTAGCGAATCGGAAGACGAATAGCTGTCGAGGGGACAGCGAACGCCAACGCGATGCGGCGACGCAGATTGTCGACAACGAAGATTACCCAACGAAAAACGGCTCGAGGATGGAAACATCACTCGAGCCGTTTTTTTGTTTTATCAAGCATTGGCAACCGCAAGCACGCTCGCCGATCCCGCTTCATCCGTTACCAAGGGCCACGAATATAGTGGACGCCAAACTGGTCGGTGTGGCTGGGCCAATGAGGCGTTGGTCGGAACTGACCATAAGGCACGCCCATCGGTTGTGGCATGTTGCGATTGAACTGATGGTGGATCGGATACGACAGATTCTGGCTGACGCCCCATGAATAATTCGTCTGCATGTGCGCCGTCGGCGGCACAATCATCGCGACCGGAGTGCCCCAGTTGGAATACTGGTAATGGCTGTGCCAAGGACGGGTCGCAGCGAAATTCATCGCTTGCACATTAGTCCGGCCATAGATGTCGACAGCTTCCGCAGTCGACGTTCCCAACACGATGCCGGCAAGCATCGTGAGGGCGATGGTGAAGTGTTTATTCATGGCGATTGATGCTCCAGTGTGCAACACCATCGTCGGTATTGCATGGGGTGGCGAGACTCAGATCACTGACAAACGATCTGCATATACCACGATACGTTCATCTAGCGTGCGATACGGAAAAAGTTATACATCGTTTGGGCATACTGCTTTGGGGCAACCCTATAAGACGCTTTGGTGCGGTTGGTTCCCCGGCCGTAATCATAATGATTGTGATAACGGTCTTGGTGTTGATACAGATAATTGTGAGGCATCAACGGTTGGTAGGGGACCCAAGTGTGGCCGACAAATGCGGGCACGGGGCCCGGTGCCAAATACATCTCCGCGTTGACCTGGTTTTGGCCGTTGGAGTAGTAGTTGTAGAACAGGTCGGGCTGAGCGTATTGCTTGGGGATGTAAGGTCCCTGCTGGCCTCCGCGAACCATCGAAGCGAGGTGTCCGTTGCCACGCAACGTACCGCCGCTGGCACCGTCCGCTTGGCAGTTGGTGCATTGGCCCGAAGCCGAAGCCTGGTGGGACTCACCCGTCTCCTCGCCGACCGCCACGTCCGAGATGATTTGAGAATCCACGATGTATTCGCCAGCGACCTGTTGGGCATTTGCCGTTGCGGTCGCCGAAGCTGCAATGGTGATCGCTGCGATGAATCGCGCCGTAAAACGCATGGTTCTTCCTCCCTGGAAGACGGATCTCAGAAGTGTTGCCCGAACGATGCTGGCGATCGCTGCGGACGTTGGATCGTTGTTAGAGCTCTTGCCTTTGACAGCATTGTGTCTCTTGTCCGGAAGAATCGCGTTCGTCCGGCTATTGGGGTCTTTTCGGTTCTATCTAGTTCCCCAAGCCAACGTTTTCTCTCCGGGGCTACGTGTCGCCCGCAATCGGCGCAGACTGCCCGGCCTGCGACTAGGACCAAATCTACGGAATCGCTACAATCGGCCACGATTCGTCGACGGCGGCGGTCGGTCGACAGACACCGATTGCCCCGGCACTTCCCCCCCGCAAGGGCGAATGTTGCGATTTGATCGGCCCGACACTCAGCAAAAGTGCTGAAGTGCAGCGTGGGGCTGCCGATAACCGATGTATCGATGACACGGATTCTGACAGTTGCCCGAGAAGGAAAAGATGGCGGCCGGAACAAGCACCCCCAAGACACGTCGAAGCACTGCCGAAGCGATGGCCAAAGGTCAACGCGATATTTCGGTCAGTGAGTTCTTTGCAAAAAACAAGCACCTGCTGGGCTTCGACAATCCGCGAAAGTCGCTGTTGACGACGGTCAAAGAGGCGGTCGACAACTCGCTCGATGCGTGCGAAGAGGCTGGCATTCTGCCGGTGATCTGGGTCCAACTGGAACCGACCCAATCGGGTCGCTACCGAGTTTCGATCCAAGACAACGGCCCCGGAATCGTCAAGAAACAGATCCCGTTGATCTTCGGCAAACTGCTGTACGGCAGCAAGTTCCACCGATTGCGGATGAGCCGCGGACAGCAGGGAATCGGGATCAGCGCCGCGGGCATGAACGGGATGCTGACCAGCGGGCAACCGGTCAAGATCGTCAGCAAGGTATCGGTCCGCAAACCGGCTCACTACTTTGAGCTGCAGATCGATACAAAGAAGAACCAGCCGGAAATTGTCAACGGCAAGGGGGATGGCATCGACATTCCCGCCGGGGAAAAAGGTCGCCAGTACATCGAGAAGGCGGGGATCGCATGGGAAACCGTGATCCCACACGAGGATGGGACCAGCGAAGACGTGACGCACGGAACGCGGGTCACGATCGAATTAGCAGCGATCTACAAAAAGGGGCGCGGCAGCGTCGATGAATACATCGAACAGACGGCGATCGCCAACCCGCACATCACCGTGCACTACGTCGACCCCGACGGGACCGCCCGATCCTACTGGCGCAGCACCACCGAATTGCCAGCCGAAGCCAAAGAGATCAAACCGCATCCCTACGGCGTCGAGCTGGGACACCTGATGGCGATGATGTCGGCTGACAACGTCAACACGATCAGCCAGTTTCTGCAGAGTTCGTTCTCATGCGTCACGCCAGCTGTCGCCCGCCGGATCTGCGAAGCGGCCGGAATCGGCAGCCGCATGACCACGAAAAAGATCGGCCGCGACGAAGCGGACAAAGTTTTCCGCGCGATGCAGGAAGCGAAGATTCGCCCGCCGGCGACCGATTGCGTCGTGCCGATCGGCCAGGGGCTGCTGCTGAAGGGAATCAGCACCGTCGTGCCGGGCGAGTTCTATGCGGCATCCAGCCGGCCGCCAGCGGTTTATCGCGGCAATCCGTTTATCATCGAAGTGGCGCTCGCATACGGTGGCGGCCCGCAAACGCATGCGATCACGCACGATGAACTAAACGAACTGATCGGACAGACCGACGCCCGGACGCTGCGTAAGTTCTTGATGGATACGTTCAGCGGCGTCGGTTCCGACGGCGCCGACAAGATCATGAAGCAGGCCGGTCTGAAGACCCGCAAGAGTCCGTCGAACCTCACGACCAAGGAGCGGTTGGCACTGCACGATGCCTTGCAAAACGTAAGCATCAACGAGGGGCAATCGATGCAGGTGATGCGGTTCGCCAACCGCGTGCCGCTGCAGTTCCAAGCCGGTGCGTGCGCGATCACGCAAGCGGTGATGGGAATGAATTGGCGCAGTTATGGACTGACTCAATCTCGCGGCAATTTGCCCAACGGTCCCGTGTCGGTGATGGTCCACGTCGCCAGCGTTTGGGTGCCGTTTACCAGCGAATCGAAAGAAGCGGTCGCCAATTATCCGGAGATCGAAAAGGAGCTGCGATTAGCCTTGCAGTTTGTCGGTCGCAAGCTGGGAATGTTCCTGCGGCGCCGGCAAAAAGTGAAGCAGGAAGGAGAGCGGCGAAGCGTCTTCCTGCGGTATCTGGGCGAGGTCGCGCAAGCCTTGCACGGCATGAACGGCTGCGACACTCAACAGGTCTACGACCACTTGTTAGAGGTTGCTAAGCGGAAGACAGCCGATGCGGATGTGGTTCTCGATGAACGGGGCAAAGTGATTCAAGATGAATCGGAACTCGATCTGGGCGACGGCGTGTTGATCGTCGACAACGCCGCCAAGACGGTCCCCACAGCCGACGCAGCGGTCAAACCGGCCGCTGCCGCAGAAGAGGCTTCGGCGGAGGACGATTCGGTCGAACAGGGTGAACTGTTCGACGCGTAAGCGATTGGGAAACTCAGGACAACGTTTGAGCGTCGTCTCCGGCACAGGCTGCGAACCGATCGCAGGCCGGAACGCTCGGTAACAAGTTTGGCCTTCGCCACCGCGGATCGGGGTGGAGGTTGCGATAACGATGGATCTCAAGAATCATGGCTAAGAAAAAACAAGCTCCTAAAAAGTTCGTCCCCGAAAAACCGAAGCCTGTTAAGCTGACGCCGATCGACAAATCGACGCTCACCAAACTCGAGGGGCTCGCGGACAAGGTCGTCAGCTCAGCGACGCGGGGCCGCGATCCGTTTCTGGATATCCCCACGCGAGCGCTTTCGAACGTGCGTTTCAATAAAACGAAACGCTATATCGAGATGGGGAAAAACACGAACCGCCGCGAGCTGTTCAACCTGAACCAAGCCCGATCCTACATGCAAACGCTGCTGGCTGGCAGCGGCTGCAAGAGCCTGATCGACGAAGGCAAAACGACAAGCATTCGTGGTCTCTACTATCGCATGAAGCACACGATCAAAGGTGCCAAAGAGGAGACGTTCAACAATCAGGGCGAATCCGATGCGGTGATCGAGGATCTGGAAGTCCTGGCGAATTCGCTGCGTGAAGAACTACATCTGTACGCCGACAAACGGGGCGAGATGGTTGGTCCGATCGTACTGGAAGATATGGGAGACGAGATCGATTGTGCGCGGATGGGCAGCGGTGGCTACGGGATTCCTTCGATCGTAGAACCCGACCGGATCAAATTCAAACGCTGCACCGCCGACTTTATCCTGCATGTCGAAAAAGGAACCGTCTGGCAACGATTCAACGAAGACAAGTTTTGGAAAAAGCACAACTGCCTGCTGACACATGGTGCCGGGCAACCGCCGCGAGGCGTCCGGCGATTGTTGCATCGGATGCACAACGAACTGGAACTGCCCGTCTACTGCGTGCTCGATAACGATCCCTGGGGATATTACATCTACAGCGTGATCAAGCAGGGGTCGATCAACCTGGCGTTTGAGTCGCAGCGGATGACGATCCCCGACGCAAAGTTCTTGGGGCTACGCAGCATCGACTTGGAACGCTGCGGGCTGGACATGAACGTAACGATCAAGATGAACGACACCGATCGCAAGCGAGCCAAACAGATCATGAAGTATCCGTGGTTCGAAGGCAAAAAGCGGTGGCAGAAAGAGATCGACAGGATGCTGCAAAACGACTTCAAGCTCGAGGTCGAGTCGTTGATCAATCTCGGCATCAGTTACGTCACCGAGACCTATGTCCCCGAGCGATTAGCCGACGGCGACTGGCTCGACTAGTTTGCTCCGCAACCGAGGCAGCGGTTGCCGCGAGAGAACACTGCCGCCAACCGAGCGATGGTTCGCGGCGGCGGATGCCAACGGCTACAGCTCGATCGTTGTGAACCGGCTGCGATACATCAACCGCTCCCACCAACTGGCGCGGCGCAGTCGTGGATCGTTTGCATCGATGGTGTGCTGTTTGCCGCGACGCGTTCGCAAAAGGATCTGTTGATTCTCGAGCACTGCTTCGACGACCCAGAACTTGTCGACGAGATAGTGGTAGGTATCACCACCTGGGGTCGGATGCACATCGGTAGCTCGGGCACCGGGCGAAGTACTGCTCTTCTGCTTGCGATAGATCACCCAATCGCCGCGTTTCAATTTGGATGCGTCCATGATTCTATTCACACACTCCGTTGGATGGATCGGTGGGAGACGACGATAAAACCCAGGTCGACTAAACTTTTTTTGGCAAACCTGCGCGAGCCGTAAAGCGGCGCAAACGAAGCGACCGCTTCGCCCATCGGGGATCGGCCGAGAGTTCAGCAGCAGGAGGAAACTGGCTGTTGCCGTTCGCATCACTGCCATTGTCGCCGAAGCAAAGCGACCGATTTGCCGGGAAGGTGCGGCGGCATTGGCGATGCCGCTGCATCAGAATCTATGGCGCAACGACGCGCTAGGCAAGTATGGCAACCGGGGTTACGTTGGGGATTGCCGATTTCGACTGCTGTTTCAGCACCAGTTCCATCGAAACCGGGCCCCAGGCGGTTTCAAATCGCAGGCAGGTGCCATGGTTCTCCGAACCAAACGCGATCTCGCATTGCCCCATGATCACCGAAGGGAGTGACATATTGGTCGCTTCGTTGCCCAACAGCACCCGGGCGCGGCCGGCGATCATATTCACGATCTCGCCGACGGCATCGACGACATCGGAATTCAGTTCGGCGGGCGTCTCGCCCAACAGTGCCCCGGTCGCTTTGTAGGCAAAGTCGCGGGAGACGCTGAGCGCGGCGGTGCCGCAGATCGCTCCCGAGATGCCGATGATCCCTTTGATCTCGTTGATTCGATCGGCGGCTGTCGAATCGCCGACCTCCTTCAGCTTGACCTCGCATCCAAGACAGCTGTTAAAAATTTCTTCGACTGCCTTTTGAAAGGCTTCGTTTTCGGTAGCCAGCATCTGATCTGCCCCTAGGTTTGGGTTTATTAGAACTCGGTCGTCGATCGCAAGCGTCGGCGTGGCAAGACGCAGCCAGCCGCGTTTGAAAGTTGCTTACGAAGCGATCGCGCTGAGGTGTTTAACAAGCTTTTCCTGCAACAGTTCGTTTTCGAACGGCTTCGGCAAGAAATCCGACACGCCCGCTTGGATCGCTTCGATCACGCGGCCGCGTTCGGATTCGGTGGTGATCATGATCACCGGGATCGTTGAACCCGCCTGACGAATGTTTTTCAAGAGATCCAAACCTGTCATCATCGGCATGTTCCAATCGGTCAGAACCATATCGAACTGAGTCGTTTGAAAAGCGGTCCACGCCTGGGCTCCATCGGCTGCTTCGACAACGTCGGTAACCCCGGCAGCATTTAACGCCCGCAGAATGATCTTACGCATGACGCCCGAGTCATCCGCTAAGAGAACCTTTTGGTCCATCGAATTGTTCCTTTTCACTGATGTGTTTCGAGATTGGATCGGCGCGAACCGATAGCGTGACCTATTATTTAGGTAGCAGCCCAATTCATATTTTGGGTTCCACGTCCCCCTGAGCACGCTTCACCCAGCAAACCTTAGCATGAAAAAGCAGACACAGTAGAAAAACAATAGAAAATTGCACGCGCCCATGGATCACCCTGTTGTGATCCGCCACGACGCCAGCCAATGACGTTTCTATAGAAGGAAGCGTTTACGGTGTCGATGGTCCTATTGTGTGCCACCACAATCGTTACTTCCGGCACTTCACGCTTGCCGGACTCTTTCGCGCAAGAAATCTTTGCCGCTTCTTCGGCTGCGCGCACCTCCGACGTTAATTTCACGGCTTATGTTTCGAGAGCCATGAATCAGGTTAGCCCGCTGCACTCGCGGGGAACTTATTTAATCTCCTCGGAGGCAACGTCGTGTCGAACGAAGACCAAGAAATACTCGATGAATTTGTCGTAGAATCGCTCGAACATCTAGCCGATGTCGAGAGCCAGTTGTTGTCGATCGAAGCCGCGGGAGCGGAGATCGACGTCGATCTGGTGAACACAGTCTTTCGAGCAATCCACTCGATCAAAGGGGCTGCCGGTTTCCTCGGCCTGCCGCGGATCAACGAGCTGGCCCACTGCTTGGAAAACGTATTAAATCTGATGCGTGAGGAGAAATTGGTCCCCACGTCGACGATTGTCGATGGGCTGCTGTCGGCTTCCGACACGCTGCAAGCGATGGTCGCTGATGTTGGCGCATCCAATGAAGTCGACATCTCCAATCACCTCGTCGAACTCGAAAACTGCATCAAGTCCGGACTGGCGGGTGGATCGTCCGAAGCGACGCCACCGGCCGAAGCGGCTGTTGCAGCTGCCGAGCCACCCGCGGCGCAGGAGGCTCCCGCGACACCAGTTCCTCCCGCGACTGCAGCAGCACCTGCGGCGGAGACGACACCGATCGAGGTGCACATCCGCGAAGATCTGCCGCTGGCCGAGGCTTTGGACCTGGCAGTTGCCGACGCCAAGCGGGCTCGCGAATTCGCCGAAGCCGAAGCGGCAGCCAAGAAGCCCGATCCACGCGAAGCGATACTCGCC from Rosistilla oblonga includes the following:
- a CDS encoding response regulator, with amino-acid sequence MDQKVLLADDSGVMRKIILRALNAAGVTDVVEAADGAQAWTAFQTTQFDMVLTDWNMPMMTGLDLLKNIRQAGSTIPVIMITTESERGRVIEAIQAGVSDFLPKPFENELLQEKLVKHLSAIAS